The Desulfovulcanus ferrireducens genome has a window encoding:
- the purB gene encoding adenylosuccinate lyase, producing MIERYTRKEMGEIWTLENKFRVWLEVELAVCEAWYQLGLIPEKEIQEIRAKADFDVQRILELEEKTKHDVIAFLTAVEEKVGPASRFIHLGCTSSDIVDTANGVLLYRAGLLISKALDRLLDTLQDMAHKFKGRLVMGRTHGIHAEPTSFGLKVANFYAEFKRHKERWEQALEGIRYGKISGAVGTYAHLDPRVEEIACKILGLKVDPISTQIIQRDRYAHYFTALALMAGGIERICVELRHLQRTEVLEVEEGFSAGQKGSSAMPHKKNPISAENLTGLSRLVRTNAMAAMENMALWHERDISHSSVERVIMPDSTILIHYMLHRLNNLLSGLRIIPENMDKNLNLSMGLFFSQRILLALVDKGLKRQKAYEMVQKVAMHCWENKVFFPDAVREDKVICSYLDKSELDELFDPAYYLKHEDLIFSRVFESQG from the coding sequence ATGATTGAACGCTATACAAGAAAAGAAATGGGCGAGATCTGGACCCTTGAAAATAAATTCAGGGTCTGGCTGGAAGTAGAACTGGCCGTATGCGAGGCCTGGTACCAATTAGGTCTGATTCCGGAAAAAGAAATACAGGAAATCAGGGCCAAGGCTGATTTTGATGTGCAAAGAATTCTTGAATTAGAAGAAAAGACAAAACACGACGTTATAGCCTTTTTAACTGCCGTAGAAGAAAAAGTCGGTCCTGCTTCAAGATTTATACACCTGGGGTGCACTTCTTCAGACATTGTAGATACTGCCAACGGAGTTCTTTTATATCGCGCAGGCCTTTTAATTTCTAAGGCCCTGGATCGGCTTTTAGACACGCTGCAGGATATGGCCCATAAGTTTAAAGGGCGTCTGGTCATGGGCCGCACCCACGGTATTCACGCCGAGCCAACCAGTTTCGGCCTGAAAGTAGCCAATTTCTACGCCGAATTTAAGAGACACAAAGAAAGATGGGAACAAGCCCTGGAAGGCATAAGATATGGGAAGATTTCCGGCGCAGTAGGAACTTATGCACACCTGGATCCGAGAGTAGAAGAGATAGCCTGTAAAATTTTGGGGTTAAAAGTGGACCCTATTTCCACCCAGATAATCCAGCGAGATCGTTATGCCCATTATTTTACGGCCCTGGCCCTTATGGCTGGAGGAATAGAGCGTATCTGTGTGGAACTGAGGCATCTGCAACGCACGGAAGTCTTGGAAGTTGAAGAAGGATTTTCTGCCGGCCAAAAAGGATCCTCAGCCATGCCACACAAGAAAAATCCCATATCAGCAGAGAATTTAACCGGCCTTTCCAGACTGGTACGGACCAATGCCATGGCTGCTATGGAAAACATGGCCCTCTGGCATGAGCGAGACATAAGTCACTCGTCAGTAGAACGGGTGATCATGCCTGACTCGACTATCTTGATCCATTACATGCTGCATAGACTGAACAATCTGTTATCAGGACTAAGGATCATACCTGAAAATATGGACAAGAACCTAAATCTGTCCATGGGGCTATTTTTCTCCCAACGTATCCTTCTGGCTCTGGTGGACAAAGGCCTAAAGCGTCAGAAGGCATATGAGATGGTCCAGAAAGTGGCTATGCACTGCTGGGAAAACAAGGTCTTTTTCCCAGATGCCGTGCGCGAGGATAAAGTCATCTGCTCCTATCTCGACAAATCTGAGCTTGATGAACTCTTTGATCCCGCTTATTATTTAAAGCACGAAGATCTGATTTTTTCCCGGGTATTTGAAAGTCAAGGGTAA
- the pyrE gene encoding orotate phosphoribosyltransferase produces the protein MKELKKRLAKLLYAKSYKEGEFILTSGKKSDYYFDCKQTALDPEGAYLIGRIFLDMIINSSRPIQGVGGMTLGADPLVCAVTVLSHLHNYPLPGFIVRKKAKGHGTNQYLEGLNNFVQGQKVCLLEDVVTTGGTLLTACKRVQEAGLDVQAIFCVLDREEGGRENLAQAGYELTSIFTRQELIHVAKS, from the coding sequence ATGAAAGAACTAAAAAAAAGATTAGCAAAACTTCTGTATGCTAAATCCTATAAAGAGGGTGAATTTATTTTAACCTCGGGCAAAAAAAGCGATTATTATTTTGATTGCAAACAGACTGCCCTGGATCCTGAAGGCGCCTACCTTATCGGCCGTATTTTTCTGGATATGATTATAAACAGTTCCAGACCCATCCAGGGAGTTGGGGGGATGACTTTGGGCGCTGACCCATTAGTTTGTGCCGTGACTGTGCTTTCTCACTTGCATAATTATCCTTTACCTGGCTTTATAGTCCGTAAAAAAGCAAAGGGGCATGGAACCAATCAGTACCTGGAAGGTCTCAATAATTTTGTCCAAGGCCAAAAGGTTTGCCTGCTCGAAGATGTGGTCACCACAGGCGGAACCCTTTTGACAGCGTGCAAGCGGGTTCAAGAGGCAGGTCTGGATGTGCAGGCCATTTTTTGTGTTCTGGACAGGGAGGAAGGCGGCAGAGAAAACCTGGCCCAGGCTGGCTATGAGTTAACCTCAATCTTTACGCGACAAGAATTAATCCATGTTGCCAAAAGTTAA